The Tamandua tetradactyla isolate mTamTet1 chromosome 6, mTamTet1.pri, whole genome shotgun sequence genome contains the following window.
CCGTACAGATCCAGCACGGCCCACACATTCTGGAGGCACAAGGGACCCAAGAAGTCAGAGGTCAGCACAAGACCTCAGCCCCACTTGTAGAACCCAAGGAAGGCCTCTAGTCTACCTTGGCGATGCCAGTGGCTGCAGGCCCCATATCCTCTCCATCTACCAGGATGTGCATTGTGTCATCTGCCCCCCGGCGAACACCCACACGGCTTCCCACCTAGGACCAAAGGGGAATGAAAGTACTCAGTCTACCTCTCCCTGCCACCCCTACTCTGCCCCATGCCTGGAGCCAGCTGCCTCACCCCCAGTCTCTCCAGGTTCCGGCCGTAGTTCATCCTCTGAAGCTGCCCATCTCGCCTCACTTCACAGCTGGATACCATCCAAGTAGTCTTCATCCGGAGCTCTGGCAGAGAGGGCGGCAGTCCCGGGCCACCCCCTGCTCCAGGGCCCATCTCCCCTGGTGGTAGTGTGGTCAGCCCCAGCCGGAGTGAGCCTGCCCACTTCTCATCCAACTCTTCTATTTTCACCTGGGAGAGGGGAAACCATCAGTGGGCATGAGTCTGGCTCCAATGTGATACTCCCAATAGCCGCCTTTGTTGTATCTGTACAACCCACCTCAAAGACTTCCTCAGGCCTGAGTTCCTTGGTACTGAAGACAAGGCCATGAGCATAACCAGTCGCACGCACTGCCCTCGTGCCATCCTCCTCCAGTGTGACATTCTTGCCACAAGTACTGTGAAATCGGTGAGCCACACCAGCCACTGTAGAAAGATGGTGCCAGAGTAAAAGAAAGGCCTGACGTGACAAGCTTCAAGCAGGAATTTGGGACAGGACACAGAGTTAAACTCTCAGATAAAACAGGAAGTGGACATAAAGTACTCCTTCAGGACCTCCTGATACTTCTTTTCACCAGAGCAAGACTCATTCCCAAACCAGGGATGCCCAACTCCCAGTGTCTTTGGTGGCAGGGAACTGTCTAGACTCTGGGTACCAGGCATAAGCTCCCCTATTTTCTACTTCCCACCATCAATTGTTCCTTCTCCTTAGCCTGCAGCCACCCCAGCCTGTCTTTGAGCTGTATACCCTCAGGCCCAAGGCAGGTAAAGacagcccccctccctccctgccggCTGGACCTGGGGAGTGCAGGGGGAATGACTTCTCAGTGGCGGTGTTGCTGGTCGCTAGGCTGTTGTCCATGGGGCCGGTGGCATtggtgatggacacttggacaCACTGGCCATATAGATCCACTACTGCATACACCTCTGGATGGGAAAGGGAAGCTCAGAAGACCGACGGCCCAGTGGGGTGCAAGCTGAAGGGTGGCAGGTGAAAACCACAGAGCAGTCACCTTTACCCGGAGGCAAGCCTGAGCAGGCAGCGCCCTGGTCCTGGCCGTTGATGAAGTAGTGCAGGTCGCCCTTGGCAGTACGCATCATGCCAATACGTGCACCTGTGCCCAGCGCGTCCAGGTCACACCCGTAGTTGTTGCGCATGGTGTTACCATCTTGCATGATGGCCGTGCCACTGCAGGTGGGGAGGTGGCAGAGGGCTGGGTCAGCCTCCCAGCTTCCTGCCCACACAAGCCTCTGCCCAAGCTCTGCCTGTCAGAACCTTCCAGTGCCTGGGATTGGGGCCTTGATCTGGGTCTGAAGCCCAATACCATCTCCTTCCTGCCTGTGATCCCCTGGGGAAAAAGTAGGAACTACCTTAAGGGGAAGATGGGATTTCACCTGCCCCTGCAGGGCTAGGGGACTTCCCAGAATTGGAGGGAGGGGACAGTCAGATCCCTAAGTCTGTCAGTGCCCATGACCACCGCAGGCACCAAACCCTTCTTCCCTGGTCCCAGCTGGCTCCACCCAGCCCtgccaaactgttcccaaatgcAGGTAACCAACCTCAGCATCCACGTGTCATAATCGATGTCCGTCATAGTATTGGGGAATTCAAGGTCTTCAGGTCTAATGGCAGTCACTCCTGGAGGAGGCATGGGTGGGTCAGAGCAGACCTCCCCAGGTCAGGCTGTAAGCATCCAGTgcctccccacacacacccagATGCCCCCTCACCAGCCTCAATGGAGCCTGACCAACGGTCCACCATCTTCTGAATGACAATTTCAAAGAGCTCTCCATCCCGGAGGGCCCTGCCAGGGAGATTGGCAATCAGAGAGACCCTTTTTGGGTGGTGAGGCTGGTAGCAGAAAGGTGGGGACAGGAAGGCTCAGACACTGACCGGTTGGAGATGACGATGGCGTCATTGAACTCGCTGCGGCAGTTGTGGCGCAGTGCAGTGCGGCCTCCATTGGTGATGACGGCGTTACTACCATGCAGCTGGTGGAAGCGCAGGTCAGAGCCTCCAGCTCCTGAGGATGGGGAGCTCGGGGACACCTGGTTATTTCCCTCAGGGAGCGGCTCAGGGACTGGAGGCACCTCTGCAAGAGTGGACATCACCCATTAGGTCTACAGGTGTCTCTAAGGCCTCCCGAGGCCACCCCAACacctcagcccagcccagcctggcCCTCACCCACGTCATCCACAATGGTGGCCTGGGCCGCCTGGCCGTAGAGATCCACAACAGCATAGACACCCGGGGGCACATTCCAGGCAGCAGGGCCTTGAGTCATCCCATTGACAAAGAAGTGGAGAGTCCCGTCCTCCCGCCGTACCACGCCCACCGTGTCTCCTGCCTTGAAGGAAGGGGGGCTGAAGTGAGGAGtcaggcagagtccttgcctaGGCCGGTCCCACACCAGCCCTGCTGTGCCTCCCATCCCCAGTGCTGCCGCCTGGCACTGCACTCACTCTCCCACCTTGAGGCGGTCAAGGTTGTGCCCATATTCATCCAGGATGGTTGTCCCATTGTGCATCACCCCATTCCCGGTCATCATCCAAGTCCCTAGGAGAGGCAAGGAATGGCAGAGGACAGGTGGGGAAGGCAGGGCTCCTTTACTTCAGGTAGCAAGCCCAGTTAGCCCAGTGCTTTTCTTTGGCAGTCAGTTTTCTTACCTGAGCAAGACAAGGAAACTCTGCAGTTCCCAAGCCAGCCACAAGCCCTGCCCACGTGGCACACCCTGGCCACTGACTGAATCATCCCAAGTGTGAAAGTAAAAAAGGGGCTAGAGAATAAGAACAGCTTCCTCCCCAATGCCCTAGCCTGATCCTTCCCTTCCTAGGAGCTCACCAGAGCGCAGGTTGGTCATGGTGGAGGGTAACTGGAGGTAGGCAGGGTTGTGGGTGGTGACGCCAATCTCAATGGAGCCAGCCCATTTGTCCACCATCTTGTCAATGCGCACCTGGAACACCTCTCCATCCCGCAGGGCTCTGCTGCTCAACACCACGCCGTGATTGAAGTCATCAGTGGCACTGAGGGCACAGCATGTGGGGACTCAGACCCTCTACCCACACACTCTGAACAAGCCAAAACATAGCCCAGCTATGCCTACCCAATCCCCACTGCCCAAGTCAACTAGCTAAACCTCATACTCCAGGAGGTTCCCCCTTTTCTACACAGGACTCCCCAGATCAGATCCTTCCCCTCTGCCTCCTGCTTCTCCACATCTCCCGCAAATCCCATTAGAGCCCTTCTCCACGCTTCCTCCCACCCCATGGGCCATACTGGGGCCTCAGGGCAGTGCGTCCCTCGTGGGTGATGGCTGCCTTCTGTCCACAGTTGGGGTGGAAGAGTAGGCGCTCAGGTTCTGCCTGGGCAGCAGGAGCAGTACGGCGGAGAGCACCCTCAGGGGACAGTGCCCGCAGGATGGCATTGTTCCGACGCAGACGGTCGCTGTGGTTGTTATTGTGGACGATGGTCACCTTCACGGCCATCCCATACAAGTCCACCACTCCATATACCACTGGGGGCGTCAGTGGGGTAGCCACGCCTGTGGGGGTAGAAGACCCAGTGGATGGGGCAGTGAGGGGAGGAGAGTCAAGCAGAGGGAGAGTAGTATCACAGAGGCAGGAGGAAGTGGTAGGGaccctggccccacccccacaccaAACCTGCCCAGCAGCCCTCCCTGAGAATCCCCCTTACCCTGATCGATGCCATTAATGAAGAAATGCAGGGCAGAGTTGGACTTCCTCGTGAGACCAATGTGGTCACCCTCCTGTTCAAAGCAAGAGAAATAACTCAGTCTGGAATCCATCTATGATCAAGCTATAGACTTGCCCCAGGGACCATAAGAGAAGAGCTGCCCAGGAGCCCTCCCGTGACTCTATTCAACGGGAGTCACCTGAGTTTCAGACACCCTGGAGATCAAGGAGGGAAGGTCCTTGGGTCCCCATTTTCCAGACATGACGATGATTACATTTACTCAATGCAAGTCAGACACTGTTAAGCCATCTTAAAAGCATTAACTTGTTTAAACCTTACCATAAACTGTAAAATAGTGCTCCTAAATAgtctcatatgtttttttttaatttttattaataaaaccaatcaacatacaattaAATAGTCTCACTTTGGAGATTAGGAGGGGGAAAACACCAAAGAGGATAAGCTTCTTGTCTCGGGTCATCGCCAAAAACATCCAGACAGTAAGAACCCAAAGGCAAGGATACGACTCCAAAATCGGACAGCCTAACTCGAAAATCTGGGCAACCAAGCCTTCTCAGAAGGTACCTTCAAGCAAAAGATAAAGGGACTTTCTTTGGGTCCCCTGGGACACAGAGTACCTGTGCTCCCCCAGAGAGCAACCCAAGGCTCTGTGGCCACCTCACCTGCAGTTCATCCAGGCTGAACTCGCAGTATTCCCGGCGGGTGCCCTTGCCATTGGTCAGGATCCCACACCCACTCATCATGATGGTGCCTGAGTGAAGGTGAAGACCCCGGTTAGCCTCTGTCTTCCTTCCCCTGAGCCACCTGGGGCCCGCGCTCCAACTCTGTTTGGAGCTGGTACCTGACTGGAGGTTAGTCATGGTGGCTGGGTACTCCAAACTGTTGGGGTTATGGGTGGTGACGCCAATCTCGATGGAGCCCGACCACTTATCTACAAGCTTGTCAATGCGGATCTGAGGCGGAGAAAGCAGAAGGGAGGGGCAGGAAGCATCAGGGCAGGCCCCACCCACCCAACACCAAGGACAGGGAGTCCAGGGTTAGTTCCCAGAGTGGAAGGCACCAGCCAGGCCTCAGGATCTTGCACACCTCAAACATCTCATTGTCCCGAAGCGGGCGGTTGGTCATGACAACCCCATTGTTGAATTCATCCAGTGGTCGGCGGCGCTCAGCCGTCTTATTATTGTTGCTGAGTTTGATGAGGGTCCCACACTTCTCATGAAAGAGCAGGGCATCATTGGAAGTGAGGATGGGTGAGGTGGCAGCACCGCTACCCCCTGATCCTTCCCCTGCCGGCGGAGAACTCAGGTTGACATTCAGGAGCCCCCCGTTGTAGGCAGACAGGATGGCATTGCTTACAACCTCCGAGAGTTCCATGCTGGCAAAGTCTGTGGCAGCAGGATGGAGGCAGGAAGCTGAAATGAGGCTCTATACCTTCAGGCTTGGGGTTctttctccctgcctctctcctgacGCCCCTCCCAGCTCTCCCCAAGACCTCGCCCTTGTCCACCTCACTTCCCACTCCCCCTCCCAGAGCCTCCCTGCAGCCCTCACCATTATGCGACTCAAGGCTGTTAGGAAACGTCTCCGGCCGGGCCTGCGCTGGGGACACCATGAAGGCTGGGAACCAGGTAGGATGGAGGGGAATAAGTGTTCAGCCCCTGCTTCAAGGCCCGGAGCCAGGAGACCCCCTCCTCTAGCCCCTGCTCTCATCAATCAACTGGGGGTTGGGGGGTAGGGTCTGAGTGGCTCTGCTCACACCCTAGCCTCACTTGTCACTGCCTTTCCCCCATTACTTCATCCATTCCCTCTGCCCACATCCCCCTAGTTCCACCCTAGCCAAGTTCTCACCTTCATCTCCAAGGTTCCCCTGTTCAACCAAGGCAGAATCTTCAGGGAGGTCAGAGGGCTCAAGGGGAGGCGTGGGGATGGAAGCAGGGGGGCTGAAACCTGGCTCAGGGGGTAGCACAGTGATCTGGGTGCACTTGCCATAAAGGTCCACAACAGCCCAGACTCGAGCAGGCAGACCTGTGGCGGCGACACCACAATCCCGCCCATTTACCCAGAGGCGCAGCTCTCCAGCAGCTGTGCGCTCCACGCCCACATGGTCCCCTTCGCCAAGCTGGTCCAGGTCCTGACCATACTCCTCCAGCACAGAGCGTCCATCCCTCAGCACCGAGCAGCCTGACACTACCCATGAGCCCCCCTTCAGCCCTGTGGCACTGCTTGGGAAGTCCAGTACACTGGGATCCAGCGCTGTCACCCCAATCTCAATGGAGCCGCTCCAGGAGTTGACCTGTGAGATGAGTGGTGGACAGAGGCTCAGGATGGACCACCAGTGGGTTCCCCACCTCCAGGAAGTTACATTTCACAGGCCACAGCAGCTTCTCGCTGTGTTACTTGGTGCTCTCTCTCCCCAAGAGATTAAACCAGAGACTATAGACCTGCAGGTGATTTTCTAGACACTGTCTCAGTGGTTATTGGGGCTGGCTGTCTTCTAACAACACTGCATTGTCCTCGGGTCCTTGGTGTCTACCACACTGTCCCTTCACCTACCTTGCTGGCTAAATTTCCTGGCTCCAGCTCCTGTTTCTTCTAACTTCCCTGGTCTCTGAGGCCCCTCAACCACCCAAATTGTTCACATACCCCTTGATATCATATAGTACTCTATCCTCTGGCCCAATTCTCTCCAAGACTCTAGATCTACCCAGGTTCACGCTCCTCCCAAATTTATCTCTGTGAGCCTGGCCTTTTCACtaaatgacacacacacacctccctcTTCCTGAGCATTTTACTCACGCAGCTTTCTGGCCTTGTCCCTGGGTTTgccttaattgatttttttcccctttctatcTCTCTTCTCTTGCCATCACACTCTGGCATCTCTCACCCTCCATTTCCAAGAAATTGGATCTGCTCTCCAGCTATTCTAACATCCCTTCCCTACTTCTGGATCTCTTTTCTCCTGCAGACTGCATGCTTCTGCTTCAAGGTCCTTTTCTATCATCTGGTGACAGACGGGCGATTCCCCCCCTCTACCCTGGGATGTGGACTCTTCTGGGCTGTCCTACCCCGTCTCCCTGTGGTCCCCTCCCACCACCCTCTGCATCTCGGTTCCGCGACAGCGGCTCCGCACCTTTCGGTCGATGCGGACAGTGAAGACGTGTCCATCGCGCAAAGGTTCCCGGCTCAACACGAGCCCGTGGTTAAACTCCTGGCCCGGCTGCTGCCGCCGCGCTGTACGCCCACAGGCCGAAAGGCTCACCAAGCGCCCGGTGCGCGGGTGCAGCTCCCCACCGCTGCCGAGACCCGCGCCGGACCCCGATCCCGGGCCGCTCTCGCTgggccccccgcccccgcccccgctcGGCCCTGGACCTCCCCCAGAGCCCCCACTCCCACCGGACCCCGCCGCCATCGCCGCTGACACCGGGGCCGCGCGACAGCCGCGCTTGGCGGCACCGTGGCAACCGCGAGGGACAGGCACCCTGAGGAAATAGGAACGTGGGCGGGGACCAGAAATGCTTTACGGCACCCCCAGGCAATGAGGCTTCCCGGGCTAAGGACCTGACTACCACGATAGGAACAGAAGGACGTCGGGGTCGGGTTGTTTGCTTTACGGCACGGTGAGGTAACGGAGTGGCTCTTGAGACAGGCGAACACTTGGGCAGGGAGCTTTTGCGACAGTGGAAAGAGGAAACGACTGCCCCAGGCAACCTTACGACAGAGGGGTGCTGGCGCCTCAACGCTCGCAGTTTTGCGGCAGCGGCCCGGACGATCCCGCCCTCCATAGAAGGAAGGATGTATTCGCTTTACGGCAAGAGGAGGAGGTTTTTCCGTTTCGCTCTTCAAAGCGATTTGAGCCACGGTTGGATGGCCCGGCGAAGAGAACCGGCAGTTTTGTAAGTGAAAGTCGGCCCTCCGCACCACCGATACCGGAAATGTCTTGCGACAGTAGCGCCACACTTCTCGTGAGAGACAGAGGGAGCCGATTttgggggagaaaggaaaaaaaagctgcGGAGGTTTCCATTCAAGCCCTGCTTGAGCCCCAATTTAACCAAACTCTTCGATTTTAAAGCTACGAATAAAGAGTCCAAAGAAACTATGGCAGTTTCGAGCAACGGCGTGAACAGTCCTAAAAGATCCCCCAGGCATGTTAAGTCCCAGCTCAACTCTCCCACGCTCGCGTTAATGATGGAGGGCTGTGACGTCACAATCCACGCTTCTCggcccacacccccacaccccaggACCCTGGTTATGATTGGCCGATTCAGAGGAGGGCCGTGATGGGAGAGAAGGGCGGGAACAAATcctggagacaaagaaagaagatCTTTGGGTGGGACCAAAAGGGAGGGGCGAGTAGGGGGACTTGTAGCCTGACGTCCTTATACCCGGTCTCCCGCCCACCGCAGCAGTGAGACAACCCTAGCCGCTGCCCAaccgcccccgccccaccccgttATGGGGCGGGGCCTCGGGGGCGGGGCCATGTGGGGGAGGGAGGCAAGGCGGGGCCGGGTGGATAACAGTGGCCCCCGGAGGTGGGGCCATGCCGAAGGAGACTCTGGGGGCCGCTGGCGGCCTCAAAGGGGAATCTCCCGGAGGAACAACCCAGGAGGTTCCCGGAGGAATCAGAAGGGCCGAGGCAGGCGCCGGGCTGTCCTCGGGAACAGTCCTGTTTCACGGCTCTGCGCCTTCCCAGCACTCCGGGAGTGTCGTAACTCATAGTCCTGGTACCAGCCAGCCCTCTGGGGGAGTCGCGGTCCTCGGCTCGGGACCCAGCCAGCCCCCTGGAGAGGTTGCGGGTCATGGCCCTGGGTCTGTCATATACCCTGCCGTAATCAACACCCACTGCCCTGGAACCAGCTTAACCCGGGCGTCTAGCCCCTGGTCCGGGGGGTCTGAAGAGTACATAGAGGGGTGTAGTCCGCACTCCGGGCCAATTTGCTCTCCCTCCCGCAACACAATAACACGTGAAGACCGGCCCCGGAGCATCCTCAAAAACAACAGCTGTGTCTTGATGCAGAAATGCCCCAATGTGGAAAAGTAAGGGGCCCAGCCCTGCGGGAGAGCGGCCGAGAGCTCCGGGGGAGGAGTTCGGGACTCCGGAGAGGGCGGGGCCTGGGGAATGGGAGGAGTCCCGAGAGGAAGAGACATTGGGAGGGAAATTTGAGGTTGGGGCCTTGGGGAAACCCGCAGGGGCCCGATTAACCGTGGATACACAGTACCCAAGTAATCACTACGTCTGACTCCACTCCCAGCCGCTTATATTTCTGTCCATACCGCCCCTGGACCTACAAGGGGGCGCAAAAAAGCTTTCTGAAAGAATGAGGAAGGGCTGTAGGAGAGGATCATTAGAATGTTTCCTCCTCGAactgcccccccccgccccccaggaaAAAGGCCCAGCGCTGGGATGAGATGAATATCTTGGCCACTTACCACCCTGCTGGCAAAGACTACGGACTTATGAAGGTGGACGAGCCCAGCACTCCCTACCACAGGTGCTGAGCCCTCAACTCTACCCCTTCCACCCAGACTCTCCTCACTATGCCAGGGGGTTGGGAAGGGAGGAGAAGGCCAAGAAGCCTCAAGTACTGGTTGCTACTTGGACTCCCCCTCCCTGCATAGCTCCCCTGTCCACAGGCTGCAGGACAGCAACGAGGACCTGGCCACAGGCTCCTCCTACGCAGTGACTCCCCAGGCACTGGCAGAGAGGTGAGAGTCCTGTCAGAGATCATGTGAGGCAGGGGGACCTCCACCCCTTGACTCTGGGGTCTGAGCCAGCTCTACTCTTTGGACCCCAACATGGGTATTGCTACAGTTCTCATCAGGACTGGCCAAGATCCACCTAGGTTGAGGGGCAGCTGGctcagccccctccccacctacCCTCTTGTTACTCACTTCCCTTCAGTACCCCCAACTAGTCTTTCTCTTCAGGTTTGCAACAGTGGACAATTTCCACCCCAAGGTCCTCCAGAACCGTGAGAACAGATATTCAGGGTCTCTAGACAACTTTACCAAGACACGTGAGATGAGgggtggggattaaatgagaaggGGAGGCGGAGTCAACCTACCAGAGAACCTGGGAGGGAAAAGCCAAGCTCTCACACTGGCCCACAGACTCCAGTGATTTTGACCAGCACCGCAAGGCACACTATGATGAAGGGAATTTCCTCAGGACTCAGAAAACCTTGCCGTTGGGTAATGACGATCGCTACCACGGGGGTAGTGTCACTGCCAGCAATGGAGGTCGAGGTGTGATGCCAGACCCCgaacccaagcctgtggagagagGCAGTAAAAGAGGATCAGCCAGAGGAGGCAAAGATGAGACTGGCCTAGAGGCCAGGAGTCACGTTCTAGAAGCCAAAGGTTAGCGATGGGGACTCCAGCGACTCAAGGGGGTTGTAGTGCAGAACCAGTTGTTCTCTTCCCCCACCAGAGTTCCTTTTCCCCTGTGGGCATCAGCCCAGGCCCCTGCTGCTTGAGGTGAAGGTGATGCTGAGAGGTGACCTCAGGGCAGAAAGAGGACAGCTAGGGTAGGATCCCCGCTCAGGAGAGCCTCAGGGAAGTCTGACTGGTGGGGAAGAACACAGAGCCCCAGGGAACCGTAGGGGGTGGGAAGTCCCAGAAGGTTTTCTAAAATGAGAGAGGTATGAAAAGTGAGATGAGAACCTGCGAGGTGGCCCACAGGGGAGACCTGAGGGCATGCAGGGGCCAGATGGCCATGCATTAGATTTGGCTTAGATAAATTTGCAGATGCCCATGCCGACAAAAGTCAGCCCCCAGCCTCGATCCCCACCAAGTTGGAGAAGGAGATTGATCAGCAGCGCAAGGAGTACTACATCATGGGAAGATACCTTCGCTCCTGCCCCAACCCGGAGCTTGAGGAGGACACAGACAATGAACAGCAGGACTGTAAGAGCTGGGCCAAGTCAAGAGGGGTAGGGAGATGAGGGCCAACAGCCTGAGGAATGCTCCAACCCTGATCTCATGATGCTTTCAGGCTGCTCTGCAAATTTGCCCTTGGTGATTGAGGATCCCATAAGCACTGAGGTCCGCCTGCTGGACCACATGGAAAGCCCCTTTCAGGAGCACAAGGCTGCAAACTCCCTGATGGGGACAGGGACACCATCACAGCCCGGTAAGGGCACCAGGATACCATCTTTCTGGGCCTGGCTCCTGGCAAGCTCCTGTCCTCACCCCCACATTCTTCACCCCCAGGGCTCTCCTTTCAGGCCAGTAGATCAGGGCAACAGGTGCTAAGAGGCCCGGGACCCAAGGCCCTCACTATACAGGAGAGGAAACAGAAAGGCTCAGAAGGGCTGGGACCCCCTCCCATCCCCTGGTACCATCCCCTGGACCCATGCCTCCTCCTTGATTCCTCtctaccaccccaccccactgcagGTACTCCCCTCCCCAGTGGGTCCCAAGTGGTGTCCGGATGGTGTCAATGGCTAGTAACCAAGAAGCTGAACTGGCAAAACCCAGCGGGCTCAGAGAAGGAATCTGTAAACAACCAAAGCCACCCACCCCAGAGCAAGTGCAGATGTGAGCTTCGGCAGGGGCATGGGTGCTTGCACTGGCCAAGAAGGTAAAGAGGCAGGTGGAGTTGGTTTGGGGGAGTCTGGGGTGGGGGGTCACATGGGCAAGCTCTCAGGCCTGCTGCAGGAAACCAGTAACCCAACCCCTTCTCCTCCAGATGAAACCCTGCAGCTTCGATGGAGCTAGAAGGAGGAAACCAGACAATGGGAAACATAACCAGCCAGGGGAGGGGTATGGGCAACCTTCCCCTGCCCTTCCCACCCTAGGGGTGGGCAATAAAGATAGAAGAGCAGAGGCCTGGGTGTCGTGTGTTGAGTGCCAGCCTGGGCCTGGTATGTCATcgaggagaagggaagagggaaggaaattcaCACACAGGAAACTACAGGCAGGCAGAACAGAGTGAAGAAAGCTTGGAGCAGCCCGGGGCGCTAGGTTCAACCAGAACCTAGGAGCCCGAGAAGGCCCACGCGGCGGCAGAATG
Protein-coding sequences here:
- the NEURL4 gene encoding neuralized-like protein 4 isoform X1, producing MAAGSGGSGGSGGGPGPSGGGGGGPSESGPGSGSGAGLGSGGELHPRTGRLVSLSACGRTARRQQPGQEFNHGLVLSREPLRDGHVFTVRIDRKVNSWSGSIEIGVTALDPSVLDFPSSATGLKGGSWVVSGCSVLRDGRSVLEEYGQDLDQLGEGDHVGVERTAAGELRLWVNGRDCGVAATGLPARVWAVVDLYGKCTQITVLPPEPGFSPPASIPTPPLEPSDLPEDSALVEQGNLGDEAFMVSPAQARPETFPNSLESHNASCLHPAATDFASMELSEVVSNAILSAYNGGLLNVNLSSPPAGEGSGGSGAATSPILTSNDALLFHEKCGTLIKLSNNNKTAERRRPLDEFNNGVVMTNRPLRDNEMFEIRIDKLVDKWSGSIEIGVTTHNPNSLEYPATMTNLQSGTIMMSGCGILTNGKGTRREYCEFSLDELQEGDHIGLTRKSNSALHFFINGIDQGVATPLTPPVVYGVVDLYGMAVKVTIVHNNNHSDRLRRNNAILRALSPEGALRRTAPAAQAEPERLLFHPNCGQKAAITHEGRTALRPHATDDFNHGVVLSSRALRDGEVFQVRIDKMVDKWAGSIEIGVTTHNPAYLQLPSTMTNLRSGTWMMTGNGVMHNGTTILDEYGHNLDRLKVGDPPSFKAGDTVGVVRREDGTLHFFVNGMTQGPAAWNVPPGVYAVVDLYGQAAQATIVDDVEVPPVPEPLPEGNNQVSPSSPSSGAGGSDLRFHQLHGSNAVITNGGRTALRHNCRSEFNDAIVISNRALRDGELFEIVIQKMVDRWSGSIEAGVTAIRPEDLEFPNTMTDIDYDTWMLSGTAIMQDGNTMRNNYGCDLDALGTGARIGMMRTAKGDLHYFINGQDQGAACSGLPPGKEVYAVVDLYGQCVQVSITNATGPMDNSLATSNTATEKSFPLHSPVAGVAHRFHSTCGKNVTLEEDGTRAVRATGYAHGLVFSTKELRPEEVFEVKIEELDEKWAGSLRLGLTTLPPGEMGPGAGGGPGLPPSLPELRMKTTWMVSSCEVRRDGQLQRMNYGRNLERLGVGSRVGVRRGADDTMHILVDGEDMGPAATGIAKNVWAVLDLYGPVRSVSIVSSTRLEESEGTQPPSPSLDTGSEGEEEDEGEEQSLGGQDQVAIMPTALEFLENHGKNILLSNGNRTATRVASYNQGIVVINQPLVPQLLVQVGLAFLTPSSSGSSITSGQPSRRKAIELKEKWKVRIDFLNRQWTSSLVLGVIACPPERLNFPASACALKRAAWLLRGRGVFHNGLKICEKFGPNLDTCPEGTILGLRLDSSGGLHLHVNGVDQGVALSDVPQPCHALVDLYGQCERVTIVSPESGAASGKGAGTQGDMEKADMVDGIKESVCWGPPPAASTLKSCEYHALCSRFQELLLLPEDYFMPPPKHSLCYCESCRKLRGDEAHRRRGEPPREYALPFGWCRFNLRVNPRLEAGTLTKKWHMAYHGSNVAAVRRVLDRGELEAAVLTGTASILSCRPLKGEPGVGFAAPGENCAPPREEQPPPVLLSPSLQYAGAETLASKVQFRDPKSQQTHQAQVAFQVCVRPGSYTPGPPTAALREPPDPHFSPAELEWVTKEKGATLLCALLVRVE
- the NEURL4 gene encoding neuralized-like protein 4 isoform X4, with protein sequence MAAGSGGSGGSGGGPGPSGGGGGGPSESGPGSGSGAGLGSGGELHPRTGRLVSLSACGRTARRQQPGQEFNHGLVLSREPLRDGHVFTVRIDRKVNSWSGSIEIGVTALDPSVLDFPSSATGLKGGSWVVSGCSVLRDGRSVLEEYGQDLDQLGEGDHVGVERTAAGELRLWVNGRDCGVAATGLPARVWAVVDLYGKCTQITVLPPEPGFSPPASIPTPPLEPSDLPEDSALVEQGNLGDEAFMVSPAQARPETFPNSLESHNASCLHPAATDFASMELSEVVSNAILSAYNGGLLNVNLSSPPAGEGSGGSGAATSPILTSNDALLFHEKCGTLIKLSNNNKTAERRRPLDEFNNGVVMTNRPLRDNEMFEIRIDKLVDKWSGSIEIGVTTHNPNSLEYPATMTNLQSGTIMMSGCGILTNGKGTRREYCEFSLDELQEGDHIGLTRKSNSALHFFINGIDQGVATPLTPPVVYGVVDLYGMAVKVTIVHNNNHSDRLRRNNAILRALSPEGALRRTAPAAQAEPERLLFHPNCGQKAAITHEGRTALRPHATDDFNHGVVLSSRALRDGEVFQVRIDKMVDKWAGSIEIGVTTHNPAYLQLPSTMTNLRSGTWMMTGNGVMHNGTTILDEYGHNLDRLKAGDTVGVVRREDGTLHFFVNGMTQGPAAWNVPPGVYAVVDLYGQAAQATIVDDVEVPPVPEPLPEGNNQVSPSSPSSGAGGSDLRFHQLHGSNAVITNGGRTALRHNCRSEFNDAIVISNRALRDGELFEIVIQKMVDRWSGSIEAGVTAIRPEDLEFPNTMTDIDYDTWMLSGTAIMQDGNTMRNNYGCDLDALGTGARIGMMRTAKGDLHYFINGQDQGAACSGLPPGKEVYAVVDLYGQCVQVSITNATGPMDNSLATSNTATEKSFPLHSPVAGVAHRFHSTCGKNVTLEEDGTRAVRATGYAHGLVFSTKELRPEEVFEVKIEELDEKWAGSLRLGLTTLPPGEMGPGAGGGPGLPPSLPELRMKTTWMVSSCEVRRDGQLQRMNYGRNLERLGVGSRVGVRRGADDTMHILVDGEDMGPAATGIAKNVWAVLDLYGPVRSVSIVSSTRLEESEGTQPPSPSLDTGSEGEEEDEGEEQSLGGQDQVAIMPTALEFLENHGKNILLSNGNRTATRVASYNQGIVVINQPLVPQLLVQVGLAFLTPSSSGSSITSGQPSRRKAIELKEKWKVRIDFLNRQWTSSLVLGVIACPPERLNFPASACALKRAAWLLRGRGVFHNGLKICEKFGPNLDTCPEGTILGLRLDSSGGLHLHVNGVDQGVALSDVPQPCHALVDLYGQCERVTIVSPESGAASGKGAGTQGDMEKADMVDGIKESVCWGPPPAASTLKSCEYHALCSRFQELLLLPEDYFMPPPKHSLCYCESCRKLRGDEAHRRRGEPPREYALPFGWCRFNLRVNPRLEAGTLTKKWHMAYHGSNVAAVRRVLDRGELEAAVLTGTASILSCRPLKGEPGVGFAAPGENCAPPREEQPPPVLLSPSLQYAGAETLASKVQFRDPKSQQTHQAQVAFQVCVRPGSYTPGPPTAALREPPDPHFSPAELEWVTKEKGATLLCALLVRVE